One window of Salegentibacter sp. Hel_I_6 genomic DNA carries:
- a CDS encoding sensor histidine kinase yields MKKLIPLFILLYSISLWCQEESSQLISKNSFSFRDGYLISTPYHSIYDTTGWLWILGENKLSNEYILGEQEIIIQRFDGAQFFTLQLPDTSNKKIREGHFFKHKANGLYLKLYYQAAGAELFYINTQTLEIKAVKEYNDLNEKFLISKAYAAGDLTHIVLTSNDKFYSASLDELTVRFIDSIPFERSVAKPLLADAITMDDFTLIKLQTEKEGVFLNKAGKFTKEISESDFKASNGINFFPQVIHTPFKVNDDFYTYVDNNKNAFKFNSNIKKFVEEPNTNDFLSKKKAMEFTPDFNYAFSTEVYSDYTAIELYGLKKFKKELLHSIEVKNFSKITYNDFGKDLVVLHGNTLESYSFIKSKIKTYLKGKSVRSIKKLKENKYIVATDTEGFYKIDVKENTEERIKILSDTNELNINYSRDIFDGKDNNLIIADSDSLYTLDSNYKVIQDQTIKIQGEEIIKLKDTLFTANTGGGIYKYSIKENSYSKILNTDAIQVKEFTTDGAKLYATSSQGIFEYENGTFETYEFENVETDHLLSINYLEDYGILVSTKFGEIYTFDTATKKLNLFYEDELNASIVGMVADNTGTLWLNTYAGIVSLEPSSKQIIRYTNKDGVYELKGNRFSTYKDEQDGSIFMGNFRGLSYFKPDGLVEKDLRIQPQFTSISFFNSENDRWKINTSPDFLNNTSEIVLPSEYRRFSATISVLGQTNPQDIKYRFRLLNSESDLQWFTTFSGRELLFANLAAGTYILQVEAYNISKQKLGERIALKIISEEVFYKTWWFALLLFLSVSLTILYLFYQYKIKQDLFAKNEIALNDAKTKHTMMLEIHHRIKNNLQIVSGLLGLQMAKSTNKELKTKLQDSQSRIESIAGIHNLLYNTSNQDFISIKENIENSVAYYQKLFPKNVKYHLDIDTSLLSIKQATPFSLLLNELINNSNKHAFPDTENPEIFIHFKKRDKKYVFEYFDNGSFKKQANQKESMGMKIIEMMNKQLKGDLKIENTTNFKLTLLFSTNE; encoded by the coding sequence TTGAAAAAATTAATTCCTTTATTCATTTTACTTTATTCAATATCACTTTGGTGCCAGGAAGAAAGTTCTCAATTAATTAGTAAAAACAGCTTTTCATTTAGAGATGGTTATTTAATCTCCACCCCTTATCATTCTATATATGATACAACCGGTTGGCTATGGATTTTAGGTGAAAACAAACTTTCTAACGAATATATTTTAGGAGAGCAAGAAATTATAATACAGCGTTTTGATGGGGCTCAATTTTTTACGCTACAATTACCTGATACCTCAAATAAGAAAATTAGAGAAGGGCATTTCTTTAAACATAAGGCCAACGGGCTTTATCTAAAATTATATTACCAGGCAGCAGGCGCTGAATTATTTTACATCAACACACAAACTTTAGAAATTAAAGCTGTTAAAGAGTATAACGACTTAAACGAAAAATTTTTAATTTCTAAAGCCTACGCTGCGGGAGATTTAACCCATATTGTACTCACTTCAAACGATAAATTTTATAGTGCTAGCCTTGATGAATTAACTGTAAGATTTATTGATTCTATACCCTTTGAAAGATCGGTTGCTAAACCGCTTTTGGCTGATGCAATCACAATGGATGACTTTACACTGATTAAGTTACAAACTGAAAAAGAGGGAGTTTTTTTGAATAAAGCGGGAAAATTCACAAAAGAAATAAGCGAAAGTGATTTTAAAGCTAGTAACGGGATTAATTTTTTTCCGCAGGTCATCCATACACCTTTTAAAGTAAATGACGATTTTTATACCTATGTGGATAACAATAAGAATGCTTTTAAATTCAATAGTAACATTAAAAAATTCGTAGAAGAACCTAATACCAATGACTTTCTTAGTAAAAAGAAAGCAATGGAATTTACACCAGATTTTAACTATGCTTTTTCAACTGAGGTTTATAGTGATTATACGGCCATTGAGCTTTATGGTTTAAAGAAATTTAAGAAGGAGTTACTCCATAGCATTGAGGTAAAGAATTTTTCAAAGATTACATACAACGATTTTGGGAAAGACCTGGTGGTTCTCCACGGAAACACCTTAGAATCCTATTCTTTTATAAAAAGTAAAATCAAAACTTATTTAAAAGGAAAAAGCGTCCGGTCAATTAAAAAACTGAAAGAAAACAAGTATATCGTAGCAACAGATACAGAGGGATTTTACAAGATAGACGTAAAAGAAAATACAGAGGAACGAATTAAAATTCTATCAGATACTAACGAACTAAATATTAATTACTCCAGGGATATTTTCGATGGAAAAGACAACAATCTTATAATTGCAGATTCTGACAGTCTATACACCCTGGATTCAAATTATAAGGTGATTCAGGATCAAACGATAAAAATACAAGGCGAAGAAATTATAAAACTAAAAGACACTTTGTTTACGGCAAATACAGGAGGTGGCATTTATAAATACAGCATTAAAGAAAATAGCTATTCGAAAATTTTAAATACAGATGCTATACAAGTAAAAGAATTTACTACAGATGGCGCAAAACTCTATGCAACTTCTTCCCAGGGGATTTTTGAATACGAAAATGGCACTTTTGAAACCTACGAATTTGAAAATGTGGAAACAGATCATTTGCTATCTATAAACTACCTGGAAGATTACGGTATTCTGGTTTCTACAAAATTTGGTGAAATTTATACGTTTGATACAGCAACTAAAAAATTAAATCTGTTTTACGAAGATGAATTAAATGCTTCCATAGTTGGTATGGTTGCAGACAATACTGGTACTTTATGGTTAAATACGTATGCGGGAATTGTTTCTTTAGAACCGTCTTCTAAACAAATAATTAGATATACTAACAAAGATGGAGTTTATGAGCTTAAAGGCAATAGATTCAGCACTTATAAAGATGAGCAGGATGGCAGTATTTTTATGGGGAATTTTAGAGGTCTAAGCTATTTTAAGCCTGATGGATTGGTTGAAAAAGATCTCAGAATTCAGCCTCAATTTACCTCAATTTCATTTTTTAATTCAGAGAACGATCGCTGGAAAATTAATACCTCCCCTGACTTTCTAAACAACACCAGCGAGATTGTATTGCCTTCAGAATATAGAAGGTTTTCGGCAACAATATCTGTTTTAGGGCAAACAAACCCTCAGGATATCAAGTACCGGTTTCGCTTATTGAATTCCGAAAGTGATTTACAATGGTTTACCACCTTTTCTGGAAGGGAACTGCTGTTTGCAAATCTGGCAGCAGGAACTTATATCTTACAAGTTGAAGCTTACAATATTTCTAAACAAAAATTAGGAGAAAGAATTGCTCTTAAGATAATTTCTGAAGAAGTTTTTTATAAAACATGGTGGTTTGCTCTATTACTCTTTCTTTCTGTTTCGCTCACTATTCTGTATTTGTTTTATCAGTATAAAATAAAACAGGACTTATTTGCAAAAAATGAAATTGCTTTAAACGATGCAAAAACTAAACATACTATGATGTTGGAAATCCATCATAGGATTAAAAATAACCTACAAATTGTTTCTGGATTACTGGGATTGCAAATGGCAAAAAGTACTAATAAGGAACTAAAAACAAAATTACAGGATAGCCAAAGCAGGATCGAATCTATCGCCGGTATTCATAACCTGTTGTATAATACAAGTAATCAGGATTTCATTTCTATTAAAGAAAATATAGAAAATAGTGTAGCCTATTATCAAAAGCTTTTTCCAAAAAATGTAAAATATCATCTAGACATAGATACTTCCCTTTTAAGCATCAAGCAGGCTACTCCATTTTCACTTTTACTAAATGAATTAATAAATAATTCCAACAAACACGCTTTTCCCGATACCGAAAACCCAGAAATTTTTATACATTTTAAAAAGCGAGATAAAAAGTATGTATTTGAATATTTTGACAATGGTAGTTTTAAAAAGCAAGCGAATCAAAAAGAGTCTATGGGTATGAAAATTATAGAAATGATGAACAAGCAATTAAAAGGAGATTTAAAGATTGAAAACACCACTAATTTTAAATTAACCTTACTTTTTTCAACAAATGAGTAG
- a CDS encoding response regulator transcription factor codes for MSSIKIYILEDEIITQELLKQTLEDLDFKICGMATNAETALIEIHQLKPDIAILDIRVEGLKTGVWLGNQLDIPIIYLTAFNDEETIKKAIATKPTSYLVKPFNNKDLYIAVELAVSKINNKAQIIVRDKNRKIILSEEQILFAKKEDQYLILHLKDSEKLIRSSIKDFLEQMNSSSFIQVHRSFVINKNCVTAFNTKEIIINNSSIPISKTYAKEILEEIS; via the coding sequence ATGAGTAGCATAAAAATCTATATTTTAGAAGACGAAATTATAACCCAGGAGCTTTTAAAACAGACCCTAGAAGATTTAGATTTTAAAATTTGCGGGATGGCAACCAACGCAGAAACTGCGCTAATAGAGATCCACCAACTAAAACCAGATATTGCCATTTTAGACATAAGAGTAGAAGGTTTAAAAACAGGGGTTTGGTTAGGAAATCAATTAGATATACCTATCATTTATCTTACTGCCTTTAATGATGAAGAGACTATTAAAAAGGCAATTGCTACAAAACCAACCAGCTATTTAGTAAAACCCTTTAACAATAAGGATTTATATATTGCTGTGGAATTGGCAGTAAGTAAAATAAATAACAAGGCGCAAATTATTGTAAGGGACAAAAACCGAAAAATAATCCTTTCTGAAGAGCAAATTTTATTTGCAAAAAAGGAAGATCAGTATTTAATACTTCATCTAAAAGATTCTGAAAAATTAATTCGTTCCAGCATCAAAGACTTTTTAGAACAAATGAATTCTTCATCATTTATACAAGTACACCGTTCATTTGTTATAAATAAAAATTGTGTTACTGCTTTTAATACTAAAGAAATTATTATAAATAACAGCAGCATCCCAATATCAAAAACCTATGCTAAGGAAATATTAGAAGAGATTTCCTGA
- a CDS encoding class I SAM-dependent methyltransferase — MKNYTSAILITMLSLCFLQCKGQTNNTNSNYTFQGGSLDGIGKFYKGREISHVMGYQGINWLERPEREQEENTSKLIQNMKIESGDTIADIGAGSGYHVFKMAPKAGQGLIFAVDIQSEMLQAIRDRKKKEDINQIKVVKGTEKSVNLPENSVDKILMVDVYHEFSFPVEMLTSMHKALRADGKIFLIEYRGEDASIPIKKLHKMTEAQAVKEFKANGFLLEENIDNLPWQHCMVFIKE, encoded by the coding sequence ATGAAAAATTATACTTCCGCTATTTTAATTACAATGTTGTCCTTATGCTTCCTTCAATGTAAGGGACAAACCAATAATACCAATTCAAATTATACCTTTCAGGGAGGTAGTCTTGATGGCATCGGGAAATTTTATAAAGGCCGGGAGATCTCCCATGTGATGGGGTACCAGGGAATAAATTGGCTGGAACGCCCCGAGCGGGAACAAGAAGAAAATACCAGCAAACTTATTCAAAATATGAAAATTGAGTCCGGCGATACTATCGCCGATATAGGCGCCGGCTCTGGATACCACGTGTTCAAAATGGCACCAAAGGCAGGACAGGGATTGATCTTTGCTGTAGATATTCAGTCTGAAATGTTGCAAGCCATTCGGGATCGAAAAAAGAAAGAAGATATTAACCAAATTAAAGTAGTAAAAGGAACAGAAAAATCGGTGAACCTTCCGGAAAATTCGGTAGATAAGATATTGATGGTAGACGTATACCACGAATTCAGCTTCCCGGTAGAAATGCTCACTTCAATGCATAAAGCTTTGCGGGCCGACGGAAAGATATTCCTAATTGAATACCGCGGCGAAGATGCTTCTATCCCTATTAAAAAACTTCATAAAATGACAGAAGCCCAGGCCGTAAAGGAATTCAAAGCAAACGGGTTCTTACTTGAAGAAAATATCGATAATCTACCCTGGCAGCACTGTATGGTCTTCATAAAAGAATAA
- a CDS encoding class I SAM-dependent methyltransferase has protein sequence MAQIYEHNLWGGDKYEYYSGLGSHHPDLVNSYIALVSSFLKEFETPPVVCDLGCGDFNIGKELVEHSQKYIAVDIVPELIAHNKKTFKTENLEFHSLDIAKENLPLGDCVILRQVLQHLSNTEIKCVIEKLYNYKYVILTEHLPEGNFEPNKDIISGQGIRLKKQSGVNLLASPFNFKVKEEKQLLSIKSPGFKGVVVTTLYKVN, from the coding sequence ATGGCTCAGATATATGAACACAACCTGTGGGGTGGTGATAAATATGAATATTACTCTGGTTTAGGCTCCCATCATCCTGATTTAGTAAACTCCTACATAGCTTTAGTATCCAGTTTTTTAAAAGAATTTGAAACGCCACCGGTGGTTTGTGATCTGGGGTGCGGCGATTTTAATATTGGTAAGGAATTGGTGGAGCACTCCCAAAAATATATTGCCGTAGACATAGTTCCAGAGCTTATAGCGCATAACAAGAAAACATTTAAAACAGAAAATTTAGAATTCCATTCTTTAGATATCGCAAAAGAAAATTTGCCCCTGGGAGATTGCGTGATTTTAAGGCAGGTTTTGCAACATTTATCGAATACGGAAATAAAATGTGTAATAGAAAAGTTATATAATTATAAATATGTTATCCTAACCGAGCATTTACCGGAAGGAAATTTTGAACCCAATAAAGATATTATCTCTGGACAGGGAATCAGATTAAAAAAACAAAGTGGTGTAAACCTTTTAGCGTCACCGTTTAACTTTAAGGTAAAAGAAGAAAAACAATTACTATCTATTAAGTCGCCGGGATTTAAAGGAGTTGTAGTAACCACACTTTACAAAGTAAATTAA